The region GCGATCTCGTCGGAGACGCTGCCGATGATGCTGGCGCCGTGGGTGCTGCTGCCGGTCATCCTGGCGCTGCGGGGGCAGTCCTCGGTGCGGGTGTTGGCCGCGCGGTCCGCGGTGGCCATCGCCCTGATGGGTGCGGTGAACGCGGTCGCGACGCTGACGGCCTGCCTGGCCGCCGCCATCTGGCTGGCCTGCCACCGGCCGAACCGGTTGTGGTGGCGCTTCACCGCGTGGTGGGCGGTCTGCATCGTGCTCGCCGTGTTGTGGTGGGTGATCGCGCTGGTCATGCTGGGCCGGATCAGCCCGCCGTTCCTCGATTTCATCGAGTCCTCCGGCGTCACCACACAATGGATGTCGCTGACCGAGATGCTGCGCGGCACCGACGCGTGGACGCCGTACGTCGCGCCGAACGCGACGGCGGGCGCCTCGCTGGTGACAGGGTCGGTCGCGGTGCTGGCGACGACGTTGGTGGCGGCCGCGGGCATGGCAGGCCTCGCGATGCGCACGATGCCGGCGCGCAGCCGGCTCATCGTCATCATGCTCACCGGCGTCGTGCTGCTGGCGCTCGGCTACTCGGGCGGGCTGGGATCGCCTGTCGCGCAACATGTTCAGGCGTTCCTGGACGCCGACGGCACCCCGCTGCGCAACATCCACAAACTCGAGCCGTTGCTGCGGTTACCGCTGGCGCTCGGCCTCGCCCATCTGCTCGGCCGAATCCCGTTGCCGGGCAGCGCACCCCGCAGGGAATGGGTGTACGCGTTCGCGCACCCTGAACGCGACAAGCGGGTGGCGGTCGGCGTGGTGGTGCTGGTAGCGCTGGCGGCAGGCACGTCGCTGGCGTGGACCGGCAGGCTCACACCACCCGGCGCGTTCGACGCGATCCCGCAGTACTGGCACCAGACCGCCGACTGGCTCGACGAACACAACACCGATCGGGGTCGCGTTTTGGTGGCGCCCGGTGCCCCGTTCGCGACCCAGGTGTGGGGCAACAGCCACGACGAACCCCTGCAGGTGCTCGGCAGCAGCCCGTGGGGTGTGCGTGACTCGATTCCGCTGACGCCACCGGAAACCATCCGCGCGCTCGACTCGGTGCAGCGGCTGTTCGCGGCGGGCAGGCCCTCCGCCGGCCTTGCGGATACACTTGCCCAACAAGGCATTTCATATGTGGTGCTGCGCAACGACCTCGATCCCGAGTCGTCGCGGTCGGCGCGGCCGATACTCGTGCACCGGGCCATCGAAGGATCGCCGGGCCTGACGAAGGTGGCCCAGTTCGGTGAGCCCGTCGGCCCCGGCACGCTGGCAGGCTTCATCACCGACAGCGGTCTGCGGCCGCGGTATCCCGCGGTGGAGATCTACCGCGTCGACGGCTCGCCTGGCATGCATCCCTACCTCGTCGACACCGACTCGATGGCCCGCGTCGACGGCGGACCCGAGGCGCTGCTGCGCCTCAACGAGCGCCGCAGGCTGTTGGGGCAGGCACCGCTGGGACCGATGCTGCTGACCGGTGACGCGAAACGCGCCGGGTTGCCCGCGCCGGTGGTGACCGTGACCGACACCCCGCTGGCCCGCGAAACCGACTACGGCCGGGTCGACGACCACTCGTCGGCGATCCGCACCCCCGACGATCCGCGGCACACGTTCAACCGCGTCCCCGACTATCCGGCCGTCGGCGCCGAAACCGTTTACGGGCAATGGAACGGCGGTCGCATCTCGGTGTCGAGTTCGGCAGCCGATTCGACCGCTCTGCCCAATGTGGCCCCCGCGACCGGGCCCGCGGCGGCCATCGACGCCGACCCCTCGACCAGTTGGGTGTCCAACGCGTTGCAGGCGGCGGTCGGCCAGTGGCTGCAGGTCGACTTCGACCATCCGGTCACCAATGCGACCATCACCGTCACGCCGAGCGCCACCGCCGTCGGGGCACAGGTGCGACGCATCGAGGTGTCGACCGCCAACGGCACCAGCACGTTGCGCTTCGATCAGGCAGGTAAACCGCTGACCATCGCGCTGCCCTATGGCGAGACGCCGTGGGTGCGGCTGACCGCAGCGGCCACCGACGACGGCTCCGCCGGAGTGCAGTTCGGCATCACCGACTTCACCGTCACCCAGTACGACGCCAACGGGTTCGCCCATCCGGTCAACCTGCGCCACACCGTGGTCGTACCCCCGCCACCGCCGAATTCAACTGTGGCGCAATGGGATCTGGGGCCGGAACTGCTGGGCAGGCCCGGCTGTGCGCAGGGCCCCACCGGAACCCGGTGCGCCGCCTCGATGGCGCTATCCCCGGAGGAACCCGTCAACCTGAGCCGGACGCTGCACGTACCGGCGCCGACCGCGGTCTCGCCGACGGTGTGGGTGCGCGCCCGCCAGGGCCCCCATCTCGCCGACCTGATCAGTCAGCCCGGTGCGGCGCGTGCGCTCGGCGACGCCGACCCGATCGACGTGCTCGGCTCGGCCTACGCCGCCGCCGACGGCGATCCCGGCACCGCGTGGACCGCGCCGCAGAGCGTCGTGCAACGCAAGAGCCCGCCGACCCTGACGCTCAAGTTGCCCACCCGCACCGAGGTGACCGGACTGCGGATCACGCCGAGTTCCGCTGTGCTGCCTGCCCATCCGACGCTGGTGGCGATCGACCTCGGCGCCGGTCCCGAAGTGCGGGCGCTGTCGGCCGACGGCGGGACACAGAAGGTCAGCCTGCATCCGGTGGTCACCGACACCGTCAAGGTGTCCCTGCTGAATTGGAACGACGTCATCGACCGCACGGCGCTGGGTTTCGACCAACTCAAACCGCCGGGCCTTGCCGAGGTGACGGCGCTGGACACCAAGGGCATGCCGATCGCCGCCGCCGACGCCGCGCACAACCGGGCGCGGACCATCGACCTGCCGTGCGGCAAAGGGCCGATCATCGGCATTGCCGGGCAGTTCGTCCAGACCTCCGTCACCACCACCGTCGGCGCACTGCTCGACGGCGACCCGGTGGCCGCCACACCGTGCCGGTCCGAGCCCATCACCCTGCCCAAGGGCGAGCAGGAACTCGTGGTCAGCCCCGGCGCCGCGTTCGTGGTCGACGGCGTCAAGTTGGCGGGCCCACTGGCCAACCAACTTCATTCCGCCACAACGACTCCCGCGACCACCCGGGACTGGACCGCCGACCACCGCACGGTGGACGTGACGGGTTCGGCGTCGTCGCGGATCCTGGTCGTGCCGGAAAGTATCAGTCCCGGGTGGACGGCGCACACCGCGACCGGCACCGCGCTGACCCCGGTGACTGTCAACGGGTGGCAACAGGGTTGGGTGCTGCCGCCGGGCACCACCGGACCCGTCACGCTCACCTTCGGGTCGAACACCACCTACCGCGCGGGTCTGATCGGCGGGTTGGCGCTGCTGCCGTTGCTTGCCCTGCTGGCGTTCCTCCCCGCGCGCAGACCCAAGCCCGACGCGCCACCCGCCCGGCCGTGGCGGCCGGGTCCGGCGACGACCGCCGTCGCGGTGGTGGTGGTCGCGGCCGCGATCTCGGGATTCGCAGGCGCGGTCGTGGGCGGTGCGGCGCTCGGTCTGCGCTATCTCCTGCGGCGACGCGAAAAGCTCTGCGAGGCAATCACAATCGGCATCACCGCGGGTGGTCTGATCCTGGCGGGCGCCGTGCTCAGCCAGTACCCATGGCGCTCCGTCGACGGCTACGTCGGCCATTCGTGGGCTGTCCAGCTGCTGGCGCTGGCCTCGGTGGCGATGCTGGCCGCGTCGACGGTCACCGTCGTTGGTACCGGAAAGCCGCCCGCCTCACAGACGGGCGACCTAGCATCGGACCGGTGCCCAACCTCAACACCGCACGGGGAGCAATCGATACCGCAGATCTAGGCGTCACGCTGATGCACGAACACGTGTTCATCATGACCACCGAGATCCTGCAGAACTATCCGGAAGCGTGGGGCGACGAGTCCAAACGCATCGACGACGCCGTCGCCCGCCTGAACGAACTGAAGTCCCGCGGCGTCGACACCATCGTCGACCTCACCGTGGTCGGCCTCGGCCGGTACATCCCGAGGATCGCCCGCGTCGCCGCGCAGACCGACCTCAACATCGTCGTCGCAACCGGCCTGTACACCTACAACGACGTGCCGTTCTACTTCCACTACACGGGGCCCGGCACCGCCCTGGACGGCCCGGAGACCATGACCGAAATGTTCGTCCGCGACATCGAGCAGGGCATCGCCGACACCGGGATCAAGGCGGCGATCCTCAAGTGCGCGACCGACGAACCCGGTGTCACACCCGGCGTCGAGCGGGTGCTGCGCGCTGTCGCGCAGGCGCACCGCCGCACCGGTGTGCCGATCTCCACCCACACCCATGCCGCCACCCGGCGGGGACTCGAACAGCAAGCCATCTTCGCCGAAGAAGGCGTCGACCTGTCCCGCGTGGTGATCGGCCACTCCGGGGACACCACCGATCTCGACTACCTCGAGGAGCTGATCGCCAACGGCTCCTACATCGGCATGGACAGGTTCGGCGTCGACGTCTACCTGCCGTTCGAGGACCGGGTCGCCACCGTCGCCAAGATGTGCGAGCGCGGGCACGCCGACAAGATGGTGCTGTCCCACGACGCGTCGTGCTACTTCGACGCGCTGCCGGAGGAGACGCTGCCGATCGCGCTGCCCAATTGGCACTACCTGCACATCCACAACGACGTCATCCCGGCGCTGAAGCAGCGCGGCGTCACCGACGAACAGCTCACCACGATGCTCGTCGACAACCCGCGCAAGATCTTCGAGAGGCAGGGCGGGTACTGATGACCACACCCATCGCGCCGATCGGCGCCGAATTCTCCCGGCTGGCCGCGCTCGCGCCGGACGAACCGGCCGTCACCGCCGGTGGCCGCACGCTGACCAGGGGCGAACTCGACAAGGCGACCAACCGGCTGGCGCGGGCCTACGCCGAACTCGGGGTGCGCCAAGGCGATTACGTGACGATCGTGCTGCCCAACTCGATCGAATGGATCCAGGCCGCGCTGGCCGCGTGGAAACTCGGCGCGGTGCCCCAACCGCTGTCGGCGCGGTTGCCCGACGCCGAACTCGAGGGTCTGCTCGACCTGAAGCCGCGGTCGCTGATCGTGGGCCGCGATGACCCGCGCGGCGTGATCCCCAGCGTGCCCGGCGATTTCACCGGCGACCCCGCCCTGTCCGACGCCCCGCTGCCCGAGGCGGTGTCGCCGGCGTGGAAGGCGCTGGGCTCCGGTGGCAGCACCGGGCGGCCGAAACTCATCGAGGCGGGCGGTGACAGCCGATTCCCCGGGGCGCTCGCCGGTTACGGGATGGGCGCCGCCGAGGGCGACACCCAGTTGATCGCGGTGCCGCTGAGCCACAACACCGGCATGACCACCGCGACCATCGGCCTGCTGATGCGGCACCACCTGGTGCTGATGCCGAGGTTCGACGCCGCGGAGTTCTTCCGGTTGATCGCCGAACATCGCGTCAGCTTCATGGTGGTGGTGCCGACGATCATGCAGCGACTCCTACGGGTGTACGAGGCCGGCCGCGACGCGTACGACCTGTCGTCGGTGCGGCGGCTATGGCACGTCGGGGCGGCCTGCCCGCCCGCCGTCAAGGAGGCGTGGATCGACATCCTCGGGCCGGAGGTGGTGTGGGAGTTGTACGGCGGCACCGAACTTCAGGCTCTGACGTTCATCAG is a window of Mycobacterium sp. 3519A DNA encoding:
- a CDS encoding alpha-(1->3)-arabinofuranosyltransferase translates to MRAPLSRRWLSVVAVAALILTFAQSPGKISPDTKLDLTANPMRFLARAFNLWNSELPFGQAQNQAYGYLFPHGAFFLAGDVLGVPGWVTQRLWWALLLTVGFWGLLRVAEALGIGSPTSRLIAATAFALSPRVLTTLGAISSETLPMMLAPWVLLPVILALRGQSSVRVLAARSAVAIALMGAVNAVATLTACLAAAIWLACHRPNRLWWRFTAWWAVCIVLAVLWWVIALVMLGRISPPFLDFIESSGVTTQWMSLTEMLRGTDAWTPYVAPNATAGASLVTGSVAVLATTLVAAAGMAGLAMRTMPARSRLIVIMLTGVVLLALGYSGGLGSPVAQHVQAFLDADGTPLRNIHKLEPLLRLPLALGLAHLLGRIPLPGSAPRREWVYAFAHPERDKRVAVGVVVLVALAAGTSLAWTGRLTPPGAFDAIPQYWHQTADWLDEHNTDRGRVLVAPGAPFATQVWGNSHDEPLQVLGSSPWGVRDSIPLTPPETIRALDSVQRLFAAGRPSAGLADTLAQQGISYVVLRNDLDPESSRSARPILVHRAIEGSPGLTKVAQFGEPVGPGTLAGFITDSGLRPRYPAVEIYRVDGSPGMHPYLVDTDSMARVDGGPEALLRLNERRRLLGQAPLGPMLLTGDAKRAGLPAPVVTVTDTPLARETDYGRVDDHSSAIRTPDDPRHTFNRVPDYPAVGAETVYGQWNGGRISVSSSAADSTALPNVAPATGPAAAIDADPSTSWVSNALQAAVGQWLQVDFDHPVTNATITVTPSATAVGAQVRRIEVSTANGTSTLRFDQAGKPLTIALPYGETPWVRLTAAATDDGSAGVQFGITDFTVTQYDANGFAHPVNLRHTVVVPPPPPNSTVAQWDLGPELLGRPGCAQGPTGTRCAASMALSPEEPVNLSRTLHVPAPTAVSPTVWVRARQGPHLADLISQPGAARALGDADPIDVLGSAYAAADGDPGTAWTAPQSVVQRKSPPTLTLKLPTRTEVTGLRITPSSAVLPAHPTLVAIDLGAGPEVRALSADGGTQKVSLHPVVTDTVKVSLLNWNDVIDRTALGFDQLKPPGLAEVTALDTKGMPIAAADAAHNRARTIDLPCGKGPIIGIAGQFVQTSVTTTVGALLDGDPVAATPCRSEPITLPKGEQELVVSPGAAFVVDGVKLAGPLANQLHSATTTPATTRDWTADHRTVDVTGSASSRILVVPESISPGWTAHTATGTALTPVTVNGWQQGWVLPPGTTGPVTLTFGSNTTYRAGLIGGLALLPLLALLAFLPARRPKPDAPPARPWRPGPATTAVAVVVVAAAISGFAGAVVGGAALGLRYLLRRREKLCEAITIGITAGGLILAGAVLSQYPWRSVDGYVGHSWAVQLLALASVAMLAASTVTVVGTGKPPASQTGDLASDRCPTSTPHGEQSIPQI
- a CDS encoding phosphotriesterase-related protein, whose product is MPNLNTARGAIDTADLGVTLMHEHVFIMTTEILQNYPEAWGDESKRIDDAVARLNELKSRGVDTIVDLTVVGLGRYIPRIARVAAQTDLNIVVATGLYTYNDVPFYFHYTGPGTALDGPETMTEMFVRDIEQGIADTGIKAAILKCATDEPGVTPGVERVLRAVAQAHRRTGVPISTHTHAATRRGLEQQAIFAEEGVDLSRVVIGHSGDTTDLDYLEELIANGSYIGMDRFGVDVYLPFEDRVATVAKMCERGHADKMVLSHDASCYFDALPEETLPIALPNWHYLHIHNDVIPALKQRGVTDEQLTTMLVDNPRKIFERQGGY
- a CDS encoding AMP-binding protein; amino-acid sequence: MTTPIAPIGAEFSRLAALAPDEPAVTAGGRTLTRGELDKATNRLARAYAELGVRQGDYVTIVLPNSIEWIQAALAAWKLGAVPQPLSARLPDAELEGLLDLKPRSLIVGRDDPRGVIPSVPGDFTGDPALSDAPLPEAVSPAWKALGSGGSTGRPKLIEAGGDSRFPGALAGYGMGAAEGDTQLIAVPLSHNTGMTTATIGLLMRHHLVLMPRFDAAEFFRLIAEHRVSFMVVVPTIMQRLLRVYEAGRDAYDLSSVRRLWHVGAACPPAVKEAWIDILGPEVVWELYGGTELQALTFISGTQWLEHRGSVGVVVAGEMKVLDDDGNECPPGVVGEVYMRPAPGSAPTYRYVGATAKSRDGWDSLGDLGYFDADGFLYLNDRRVDMFTVGGRNVYPAEIESALSAHPKVLSCLVVGVPHEDLGQVPYAIVEADGLDEDDVIGFLSERIASYKVPTAVEFSDTPLRDDAGKARRSAVRDEIISRRQAQARR